In bacterium, the sequence CTTTCAGTCACGTCTTTGGACGATATCTCTAGACCGTCGATATGCTTCTTCAGCATTTGAGCTATCTCACAAAAACTGACGGGGTTGCCTGATACAATGTTCCATGTTCCCCGGCGCAAATCAGGGGCTTGGGTGATTTTGTGGACGTACTCAACTGCGATGCCAAGAGGGATGAAATCGCGTTTTCCCTCACCGTTGTTAAGGAGGGTTATCTTTCTGGTTCTGACTGCATCGCATATTAACTTTGATAAACCGTCTCTTGCCGGATCCTTATAGAATAGTGTTGAGAACCTGACTGAGGCGATGCGACTGAGGTTGCTCTCGAGGCAATACCTTTCAGCCCTGTATTTCGAATATGCATATGGCGACATCTGGACGGTTTCGAGGTAACTCGTGTCGTCCTTCAGGAAGCTCATGCTAGCGACATTAATGAAATTTGCGTCAGAATTGACTTTTACGAGAAGATCAACCAATTCCCTTGTGTTTTCGAAATTATTCTTTAGAAATTGATCCGCGCTGTTACAGGAAATTGAGGCAGCGTTATGAATGACGGAGCGAGCAAGTCGGAGCGCCCCGATGAACTCCTGTTGCGGCAATTCTCTCTTGGAGGCAACAACGGCATCGTGCCGCTTCATGAATTCACAAGCGAAAGCTCCTTTGGCAGTGAGCAGTATCATAGTTGTGCCCATTTCAGATTTGAGAGGCGGCCATTGGTTTCCAATGCCCTAATAGCATCACCGTCGACCACAAGTTCCTTCCAGTATCTTAATATTGAAATCTCTTTAATAGAAAAGGAAGGTTTCTTACCCCGGATGAGATAATCGGCTATCATTAGAGGCTCGTTGAAACCAGCCAAAGCTCTGGCGGCTGTGGTGCCAGAACATCTCGCATTAATCTCAA encodes:
- a CDS encoding NAD-dependent epimerase/dehydratase family protein produces the protein MILLTAKGAFACEFMKRHDAVVASKRELPQQEFIGALRLARSVIHNAASISCNSADQFLKNNFENTRELVDLLVKVNSDANFINVASMSFLKDDTSYLETVQMSPYAYSKYRAERYCLESNLSRIASVRFSTLFYKDPARDGLSKLICDAVRTRKITLLNNGEGKRDFIPLGIAVEYVHKITQAPDLRRGTWNIVSGNPVSFCEIAQMLKKHIDGLEISSKDVTESVAVLSSFHQRDVCALGEISYSLEDEIRNYIKQVMNENSYN